A window of Pedobacter lusitanus contains these coding sequences:
- a CDS encoding alpha-L-fucosidase, translating into MKRNLLLLLIPLMFTCQTSLAQQPAAQGDKVSLVHGAHRTGRRTDAAMARWRAYGLGQFIHWGLYSIPGGEWDGKTYNGAAEWIRSWDGITKSAYDSLIYHFNPVKFDATAWAAAAQQMGAKYVTITTKHHDGFCLWPSKYTSYTVASSPYKKDLIKPLVDAYNKAGIDVILYFSIMDWSNPDWRYDIKTKDDSIAFERFKKFTRNQLLELLERYPTTKGLWFDGTWDNAWVKQAAFADELETEMRKMRPGLIIGSRFRADENGKRHFDTNGQLMGDYEQGWERKIPNTITEVHGNDWDCVMTVPENQWGYNAAWKGHIKTTDELLEMLAKCVSLDGNFVLNFGPKGDGSIRKEELSLAREIGDWMAVNQEAIYGCEYAGLEPQNWGYFTKKTGTDKIYMLVFNVPVSGALRVKLPVQTSISKAYRLGQPAQTFVPEEIQASESFIHLKTTSEKHPFVIVLETAKKTENPKVKYEKAKT; encoded by the coding sequence ATGAAACGGAATTTATTGCTACTGCTGATCCCTCTGATGTTCACCTGTCAGACAAGCCTGGCACAACAACCCGCTGCTCAGGGAGATAAAGTTTCGCTGGTACATGGTGCTCACCGTACCGGACGCAGAACAGATGCAGCTATGGCCAGATGGCGTGCCTATGGATTAGGCCAGTTTATACACTGGGGTTTATATTCCATTCCCGGTGGAGAATGGGATGGTAAAACCTATAATGGTGCTGCAGAATGGATCCGTTCCTGGGATGGCATCACCAAATCTGCCTATGACTCACTGATTTATCATTTCAACCCGGTAAAGTTCGATGCTACAGCATGGGCAGCTGCCGCGCAGCAGATGGGTGCAAAATATGTAACCATCACGACAAAGCATCATGATGGTTTCTGTTTATGGCCAAGCAAATACACCAGCTATACCGTTGCCAGCTCACCCTATAAAAAGGATCTGATCAAACCACTGGTTGACGCTTACAATAAAGCCGGAATTGATGTAATCCTCTATTTTTCTATTATGGACTGGAGTAATCCCGACTGGCGTTATGACATCAAAACCAAAGATGACAGTATAGCATTTGAACGTTTTAAAAAATTCACCCGTAATCAGTTACTGGAACTGCTTGAACGCTATCCCACAACCAAAGGGCTGTGGTTTGACGGAACCTGGGACAATGCCTGGGTAAAACAAGCGGCATTTGCAGATGAACTGGAAACCGAAATGCGCAAAATGCGTCCGGGCCTGATTATCGGAAGCCGTTTCCGTGCAGACGAAAACGGGAAACGTCATTTCGACACCAACGGTCAGCTGATGGGTGATTATGAACAGGGCTGGGAACGTAAAATTCCCAATACGATCACCGAAGTACATGGAAACGACTGGGATTGCGTCATGACCGTACCAGAAAACCAGTGGGGTTATAATGCCGCCTGGAAAGGTCATATCAAAACTACTGATGAACTGCTCGAAATGCTGGCTAAATGTGTCTCACTGGATGGTAATTTTGTCTTGAACTTCGGGCCAAAGGGCGATGGTTCTATCCGCAAAGAAGAGCTTAGCCTGGCCAGGGAAATCGGTGACTGGATGGCCGTTAATCAGGAAGCCATTTATGGTTGTGAATATGCAGGTCTGGAACCCCAGAACTGGGGATATTTTACTAAGAAAACCGGTACCGATAAAATCTATATGCTGGTTTTTAATGTCCCGGTTTCAGGTGCACTGAGAGTAAAACTACCAGTACAAACCAGTATCAGTAAAGCCTACAGGTTAGGACAGCCGGCACAGACATTTGTTCCTGAAGAAATTCAGGCCAGTGAGAGTTTTATCCATTTGAAAACCACCAGCGAAAAACATCCTTTTGTAATTGTCCTGGAAACAGCAAAAAAAACGGAGAATCCAAAGGTTAAATATGAGAAGGCAAAAACTTAA
- a CDS encoding RagB/SusD family nutrient uptake outer membrane protein yields MRKLSFYIYTLALFAVFIAGCKKSFLDENLKSSYAPENTLVDPLGFEAAVAGMQNTVRDQYEGDQGMIATMSNGTDIARNGQATSAMVPYESYGQLNSQDVASARFWQWGYKTINSANQIIDAAESGKTSLTPEQKNGYIAEAKFFRAYAYNFISSLFGRVPLLKNSLTTPKTDFVRAPLDSVLNFIITDLTFAEANLPDFAKLKAQGRISKAAATQLLSLVYLRANKPELAETAAKRVIANGAVKLISNRYGIKKDQPGDAFSDQFIYGNMRRNQGNTEAIWVIEQNYNVPGGFSPTDQRRRCWVPFYVNISGMLVADSLGGRGIGRIRPTNWWTYDLYKKNDMRNSGFSVHRKFYYNDPASSKYGKQVVVTGFDTIQNIYAHTTKWNYYTDQEPFGTITYKDRIQMRLGETYLLLAEAQFKQGKLAEAAASINVLRTRANADQVQAGDVTLDLILDERARELTAEEDRRITLMRTGTLFNRVQKYNPTSAGSIKDYNQLLPIPQAEIDLNKDAKLEQNTGY; encoded by the coding sequence ATGAGAAAATTATCCTTTTATATATACACGCTGGCTCTGTTTGCAGTCTTCATTGCCGGATGTAAAAAGAGCTTTTTAGACGAGAATTTAAAATCTTCCTATGCCCCGGAAAACACACTGGTAGATCCGCTGGGTTTTGAAGCAGCAGTTGCTGGTATGCAAAATACCGTGCGCGATCAGTATGAAGGCGATCAGGGTATGATTGCCACGATGTCAAATGGTACAGATATAGCCAGAAACGGACAGGCCACCTCAGCGATGGTCCCTTATGAAAGTTACGGGCAACTCAATTCCCAGGATGTGGCCTCTGCGAGGTTCTGGCAGTGGGGATATAAAACCATCAACTCAGCCAATCAGATTATTGATGCCGCTGAATCAGGCAAAACCAGTCTGACTCCCGAACAAAAAAACGGCTATATCGCTGAAGCCAAATTTTTCAGAGCTTATGCCTATAATTTTATTTCCAGTCTTTTTGGTAGAGTACCCTTGCTTAAAAATTCGCTGACTACACCAAAAACAGATTTTGTACGGGCACCTTTAGACTCCGTTTTGAATTTCATCATCACTGATTTGACTTTTGCAGAGGCAAACCTGCCGGATTTTGCTAAATTGAAAGCGCAGGGCCGCATTAGTAAAGCTGCTGCCACCCAGCTCCTGTCTTTGGTTTATCTCAGAGCAAATAAACCTGAACTGGCAGAAACCGCAGCAAAAAGAGTAATTGCCAATGGTGCAGTCAAACTGATCAGTAACCGGTACGGCATCAAAAAAGATCAGCCGGGAGATGCCTTCTCTGATCAGTTTATTTATGGAAATATGAGAAGAAACCAGGGAAATACTGAAGCCATATGGGTAATAGAACAGAACTATAATGTTCCCGGTGGTTTCAGCCCTACAGATCAGCGCAGAAGATGCTGGGTCCCGTTTTACGTCAATATTTCGGGTATGCTTGTCGCTGATTCACTCGGAGGAAGAGGCATTGGCCGGATCAGACCAACCAACTGGTGGACTTATGACCTGTATAAAAAGAATGATATGCGTAACTCCGGTTTCAGTGTACACCGTAAGTTTTACTATAATGACCCCGCGTCTTCCAAATATGGTAAACAGGTAGTGGTGACCGGTTTTGATACGATTCAGAATATTTATGCCCATACCACTAAATGGAACTACTATACCGATCAGGAACCCTTTGGTACAATCACCTATAAAGACCGCATACAAATGCGTTTGGGAGAGACCTATCTTTTACTGGCAGAAGCACAATTTAAACAGGGTAAATTAGCCGAAGCAGCAGCCAGTATCAATGTACTGCGTACCAGAGCAAATGCAGATCAGGTACAGGCCGGAGATGTTACGCTCGATCTTATTCTGGATGAAAGAGCAAGAGAACTCACTGCCGAAGAAGACCGCAGAATTACCTTAATGCGTACCGGTACGTTATTTAACCGTGTGCAAAAGTATAACCCAACCTCAGCAGGCTCTATTAAAGATTACAATCAGCTTTTACCTATCCCACAGGCAGAAATTGATTTAAATAAAGATGCTAAATTAGAACAGAATACAGGTTATTAA